The following proteins are encoded in a genomic region of Acidimicrobiales bacterium:
- a CDS encoding diguanylate cyclase — MSGTATSADGRLAALVALGDRLARAHLDEREIVQATARSISETLACAAVVFLVRDGLLVPEGVHHRTDEGARLIRAIFESVPHPLEGGLLGPVLSSGEALVVPVVPDELLRSAYPRPEHAEYFDRFGVSSLVLSPMRSGDVVLGVVAAAAEHGRPPFTEADVLVATDLCQRVTMALDNARLHEGASAAATRLQAIVDASADAVVTIDVTGRVLSANAATEAIFLWPPHELIGESIEVVMPAAIAAAHRGFLDRYLAGGEAQVIGRRRILEARRRDGSHFWAELSVAEIDDGGSRMFTGFVRDVSDRVEHQAELTRLADLDALTGTLNRRAMTTRLTRLFETAVGTGDSVVIAFADLDGFKAVNDRLGHAAGDAILRIAADRVRAHIRDDDLLGRWGGDELLVAGLRRRDDATEGRELARRIRDAVRGPVRLADTDADVVLSASVGWSCFPDDSDDVDALVRLADAAMFEDKRRDLDGH, encoded by the coding sequence GTGAGCGGAACGGCGACGAGCGCCGACGGCCGACTCGCCGCGCTCGTCGCGCTCGGCGACCGCCTCGCCCGGGCCCACCTCGACGAGCGCGAGATCGTGCAGGCCACCGCCCGCTCCATCAGCGAGACCCTCGCGTGCGCCGCCGTCGTGTTCCTGGTGCGTGACGGGCTGCTGGTCCCCGAGGGCGTCCACCACCGCACCGACGAGGGTGCGAGGCTCATCCGCGCGATCTTCGAGTCCGTCCCCCACCCGCTCGAGGGAGGGCTGTTGGGCCCGGTCCTCTCGTCCGGCGAGGCACTGGTGGTGCCGGTCGTGCCCGATGAGCTCCTGCGCTCCGCGTACCCGCGGCCCGAGCACGCCGAGTACTTCGACCGCTTCGGTGTGAGCTCGCTCGTGCTGAGCCCGATGCGATCGGGGGACGTCGTGCTGGGCGTCGTCGCCGCCGCGGCCGAGCACGGTCGGCCCCCGTTCACCGAGGCCGACGTGCTCGTCGCGACCGACCTGTGCCAGCGGGTCACCATGGCGCTCGACAACGCCCGGCTCCACGAAGGCGCGTCCGCCGCCGCCACCCGCCTCCAAGCCATCGTGGACGCCAGCGCCGACGCGGTCGTCACCATCGACGTCACCGGTCGGGTCCTGAGCGCGAACGCCGCCACCGAGGCCATCTTCCTCTGGCCTCCGCACGAGCTCATCGGAGAGTCGATCGAGGTCGTGATGCCGGCGGCCATCGCCGCAGCCCACCGGGGCTTCCTCGACCGCTACCTCGCCGGTGGGGAGGCCCAGGTGATCGGCCGGCGGCGCATCCTCGAGGCCCGGCGACGCGACGGCTCCCACTTCTGGGCCGAGCTGTCGGTCGCCGAGATCGACGACGGCGGCTCGCGCATGTTCACCGGGTTCGTGCGGGACGTGTCGGACCGCGTCGAGCACCAGGCCGAGCTCACCCGGCTCGCCGACCTCGACGCGCTGACCGGGACGCTCAACCGCAGAGCGATGACGACGAGGCTCACGCGGCTGTTCGAGACCGCCGTCGGCACCGGCGATTCGGTGGTGATCGCGTTCGCCGACCTCGACGGCTTCAAGGCCGTCAACGACCGGCTCGGGCACGCCGCCGGCGACGCGATCCTGCGCATCGCCGCCGACCGCGTCCGCGCCCACATCCGCGACGACGACCTGCTCGGCCGCTGGGGAGGGGACGAGCTGCTCGTCGCCGGCCTGCGCCGGCGTGACGACGCCACCGAGGGGCGCGAGCTGGCCCGGCGCATCCGGGACGCGGTCCGAGGCCCGGTCCGGCTCGCCGACACCGACGCAGACGTGGTCCTCTCGGCGTCGGTCGGCTGGTCGTGCTTCCCCGACGACTCCGACGACGTCGACGCCCTCGTGCGTCTGGCCGACGCCGCCATGTTCGAGGACAAGCGGCGGGACCTCGACGGCCACTGA